The following proteins are encoded in a genomic region of Mycolicibacterium confluentis:
- a CDS encoding Tex family protein, with protein sequence MCQESSVGSRSVNSSAALKSVNARLAEELEIRESQVAAAVGLLDDGATVPFIARYRKEVTGSLDDGQLRTLEERLRYLRELDERRTAVLASIEEQGKLTDELRAALLAADTKARVEDIYLPYKPKRRTKAQIAREAGLEPLAERLLADPTLVPETEAAGFLNDDVADVAAALEGARHILVERAAEDAELVGAIREKFWSNGALRTAPWSEETVKSADAQKFRDYFEFSEPLENMPSHRVLAVMRGEKEKVLALTFDGGEDAGYEVMTAQALGVDLTADAPGTPWLASTVRFAWRTRLMFSASVDARVRLRQRAEEDAVSVFATNLKDLLLAAPAGARTTLGLDPGFRTGVKVAVVDGTGKVVDTCAIFPHQPQKQWDTAKATLAALVARHGIELIAVGNGTASRETDALATELIADIRAAGAKPPAKAMVSEAGASVYSASAYAAHELPELDVTLRGAVSIARRLQDPLAELVKIEPKSIGVGQYQHDVTPGTLARSLDAVVEDAVNAVGVDLNTASVPLLTRVSGISESLAEAIVAHRDKTGPFGNRRGLLEVPRLGPKAFEQCAGFLRIRGGDDPLDASGVHPEAYPVVRRILDRAGVTLAEIIGDERSLRSLKPADFADDKFGVPTVTDILAELEKPGRDPRPAFTTATFAAGVEKVADLKAGMILEGVVTNVAAFGAFVDVGVHQDGLVHVSAMSDRFVSDPHEVVRSGQVVRVKVVDVDVERQRIGLSLRLGDEQRGERGKPARDTRAAPSGGGRSGGQQRNNNRGKGSGRRESSAPAGSMAQALRDAGFGR encoded by the coding sequence ATGTGTCAGGAGAGTTCGGTAGGGTCTCGCTCCGTGAATTCGAGCGCCGCCCTCAAGTCTGTGAACGCCCGCCTCGCCGAGGAACTGGAGATCAGAGAATCCCAGGTCGCGGCGGCTGTCGGCCTGCTCGACGATGGCGCGACCGTCCCGTTCATCGCGCGCTACCGCAAGGAGGTCACCGGCAGCCTCGACGACGGGCAACTGCGCACGCTGGAGGAGCGCCTGCGCTATCTGCGCGAACTCGATGAGCGTCGTACCGCGGTCCTGGCCTCGATCGAGGAGCAGGGCAAGCTGACCGATGAACTGCGTGCGGCCCTGCTCGCCGCTGACACCAAGGCCCGCGTCGAGGACATCTACCTGCCCTACAAGCCCAAGCGTCGGACCAAGGCGCAGATCGCCCGGGAAGCCGGCCTCGAACCACTGGCCGAGCGCCTGCTCGCCGACCCGACGCTGGTGCCCGAAACCGAGGCCGCGGGGTTCCTGAACGACGACGTGGCCGACGTTGCCGCGGCGCTCGAAGGTGCCCGTCACATCCTGGTCGAACGCGCGGCCGAGGACGCGGAACTGGTCGGCGCGATCCGCGAGAAGTTCTGGTCCAACGGTGCCCTGCGCACCGCGCCCTGGTCGGAAGAGACCGTCAAAAGCGCTGATGCGCAGAAGTTTCGGGATTACTTCGAATTCAGTGAACCGCTGGAGAACATGCCGTCGCACCGTGTGCTCGCGGTGATGCGCGGCGAGAAGGAGAAGGTCCTGGCGCTGACCTTCGACGGCGGCGAGGATGCCGGATACGAGGTCATGACGGCTCAAGCCCTCGGTGTCGACCTGACGGCCGACGCCCCCGGCACCCCGTGGCTGGCCAGCACCGTCCGATTCGCGTGGCGCACCAGGCTGATGTTCTCGGCGTCCGTCGACGCCCGGGTCCGTCTGCGGCAGCGCGCCGAGGAGGACGCGGTCTCGGTGTTCGCCACGAACCTCAAGGACCTGCTGTTGGCGGCGCCCGCCGGCGCGCGCACCACGCTCGGCTTGGACCCGGGTTTCCGGACCGGTGTAAAGGTCGCCGTTGTCGACGGCACCGGCAAGGTCGTCGACACGTGCGCGATCTTCCCGCATCAGCCCCAGAAGCAGTGGGACACGGCCAAGGCCACGCTCGCCGCGCTGGTGGCACGGCACGGCATCGAGTTGATCGCCGTGGGCAACGGCACGGCCTCCCGCGAAACCGACGCCCTGGCCACCGAACTCATCGCCGACATCCGGGCCGCTGGGGCCAAGCCGCCGGCGAAGGCCATGGTCAGTGAGGCCGGCGCTTCGGTGTACTCGGCCTCGGCCTACGCCGCGCACGAACTGCCCGAACTCGACGTCACCCTGCGCGGCGCGGTCTCCATCGCCCGACGCCTGCAGGACCCGCTGGCCGAACTGGTCAAGATCGAGCCCAAGTCGATCGGCGTCGGCCAGTACCAGCACGACGTCACGCCCGGGACGCTGGCGCGCAGCCTCGACGCGGTGGTCGAGGACGCGGTGAACGCCGTGGGCGTCGACCTGAACACCGCGTCCGTCCCCCTGCTCACCCGGGTGTCGGGGATCTCCGAATCACTGGCTGAGGCCATCGTCGCGCACCGCGACAAGACCGGACCGTTCGGCAACCGCCGCGGTCTGCTGGAGGTTCCGCGGTTGGGCCCCAAGGCTTTCGAGCAGTGCGCGGGATTCCTTCGGATCCGCGGGGGAGACGATCCCCTGGATGCATCCGGTGTTCACCCCGAGGCCTACCCAGTGGTGCGGCGCATCCTCGACCGTGCCGGGGTCACCCTGGCCGAGATCATCGGCGACGAGCGTTCACTGCGGTCCCTCAAGCCCGCGGACTTCGCCGACGACAAGTTCGGCGTCCCCACGGTGACCGACATTCTGGCCGAGTTGGAGAAGCCGGGACGGGATCCGCGCCCCGCGTTCACCACCGCGACGTTCGCGGCGGGCGTTGAGAAGGTCGCCGACCTGAAGGCGGGCATGATCCTCGAAGGTGTCGTCACCAACGTCGCGGCGTTCGGCGCGTTCGTCGATGTCGGTGTTCACCAGGACGGCCTGGTGCACGTCTCGGCGATGTCGGACCGCTTCGTCTCCGATCCGCACGAGGTCGTGCGGTCCGGTCAGGTGGTGCGGGTCAAGGTCGTCGACGTGGACGTTGAGCGTCAGCGCATCGGACTGAGCCTGCGCCTGGGTGACGAGCAGCGGGGCGAACGCGGCAAACCGGCACGTGACACCCGCGCGGCCCCCAGTGGTGGAGGCCGCAGCGGCGGTCAGCAGCGAAATAACAACCGCGGCAAGGGATCCGGGCGACGCGAGTCCAGTGCCCCCGCCGGTTCGATGGCCCAGGCCCTGCGCGACGCCGGCTTCGGGCGATAG
- a CDS encoding phosphotransferase — MGGVAELVPVLPAHRIDEAALSAYLRERLPGFDGPLVVRQFQGGQSNPTYHLQVPGHEYVLRKKPPGKLLPRAHAVEREYRAIAALADSDVPVPPARLLCTDESVVGTAFFVMDHVPGRIYPDRVLREGTPDERAAVYADLARVLAALHGVDWRTAGLEDFGRPDGYMERQVSLWTRQWQAARCEDMPAMDLLADWLPRHLPPDTEPACIAHGDYRLGNVLLHPTEPRVVAVLDWELATIGHPLADLAYACLTYHFDAGPTGLEGVAGEDLTGTGIPSQSEFVAQYCAHAGREIPESLDVFVVFSMFRLASIVAGVWRRGLDGNAADARAGTDVFRNRYRDIAERGWALAQQL, encoded by the coding sequence ATGGGCGGTGTCGCTGAACTGGTCCCGGTGCTGCCCGCCCATCGCATCGACGAGGCTGCGTTGTCGGCGTACCTCCGTGAGCGCCTGCCCGGTTTCGACGGGCCCCTGGTGGTTCGCCAGTTCCAGGGCGGGCAGAGCAATCCGACCTATCACCTGCAGGTCCCGGGTCACGAGTACGTGCTGCGCAAGAAGCCGCCCGGGAAGCTGCTGCCCCGCGCGCACGCGGTGGAGCGCGAGTACCGCGCGATAGCGGCGTTGGCCGACAGTGATGTGCCCGTGCCGCCCGCCCGCCTGCTGTGCACGGACGAATCCGTGGTCGGCACGGCCTTTTTCGTGATGGACCATGTGCCCGGCCGGATCTACCCGGACCGCGTGCTGCGCGAGGGCACGCCCGACGAACGTGCCGCGGTCTACGCCGACCTGGCGCGGGTGCTCGCGGCACTGCACGGGGTCGACTGGCGCACCGCGGGACTCGAGGACTTCGGCAGACCCGACGGATACATGGAACGCCAGGTCTCCCTGTGGACCAGGCAGTGGCAGGCCGCGCGCTGTGAGGACATGCCCGCGATGGACCTCCTGGCCGACTGGCTACCCCGCCATCTGCCACCCGACACCGAACCGGCGTGCATCGCGCACGGCGACTACCGGCTGGGCAACGTGCTGCTGCATCCCACCGAACCCAGGGTGGTTGCGGTCCTGGACTGGGAACTGGCGACAATCGGCCATCCGCTCGCGGACCTGGCCTATGCCTGCCTGACGTACCACTTCGACGCGGGGCCAACGGGTTTGGAGGGCGTCGCGGGTGAGGATCTGACCGGCACCGGGATTCCAAGCCAGAGCGAATTCGTTGCCCAGTACTGTGCGCACGCGGGCCGGGAGATTCCCGAGTCGTTGGATGTGTTCGTGGTGTTCTCGATGTTCCGCCTAGCATCCATCGTCGCCGGCGTGTGGCGTCGAGGACTCGACGGCAACGCCGCCGATGCCCGCGCGGGCACCGACGTGTTCCGCAACCGGTATCGTGACATCGCCGAACGCGGTTGGGCTCTGGCACAACAGTTGTAG
- a CDS encoding zinc-dependent alcohol dehydrogenase — MKAVTWQGKRDVRVEEVPDPRIEEPTDAIIEVTSTNICGSDLHLYEVLGAFMNPGDVLGHEPMGVVREVGAGVDNLKVGDRVVIPFQISCGHCYMCGHQLYTQCETTQVRDQGMGAALFGYSELYGSVPGGQAELLRVPQAQFTHIKVPVGRPDSRFVYLSDVLPTAWQAVEYANIPDGGSVTVLGLGPIGDMAARIASRRGHRVFAVDRVPERLTRAELFGAYTIDLECLDGSVGDVIRSETDGRGTDAVIDAVGMEAHGSRVAHVAQQAAGLLPDAIAKPMMRKAGIDRLDAFYTAIDVVRRGGTISVIGVYGGMVDPVPMLTLFDKQVTLRMGQANVKRWVDDIMPLLTDDDPLGVDGFATHVLPLEEAPHAYEIFQKKTDGAVKVILRP; from the coding sequence ATGAAGGCCGTGACGTGGCAGGGCAAACGCGATGTACGAGTGGAAGAGGTGCCCGACCCGAGAATCGAGGAACCGACGGACGCGATCATCGAGGTGACGTCGACCAACATCTGCGGTTCGGATCTGCACCTCTATGAGGTCTTGGGCGCCTTCATGAACCCCGGCGACGTCCTCGGTCACGAACCCATGGGTGTGGTCCGAGAGGTGGGCGCCGGCGTGGACAACCTCAAAGTCGGTGACCGAGTGGTGATTCCGTTCCAGATATCGTGCGGGCACTGCTACATGTGCGGTCACCAGCTGTACACACAGTGTGAGACCACTCAGGTTCGAGATCAGGGCATGGGTGCCGCCCTGTTCGGCTATTCCGAACTGTACGGTTCCGTCCCCGGTGGTCAGGCCGAACTTCTCCGCGTGCCGCAGGCACAGTTCACCCACATCAAAGTTCCAGTGGGGCGGCCGGATTCGCGCTTCGTGTACCTGTCCGACGTGCTGCCCACCGCGTGGCAGGCGGTTGAGTACGCCAACATCCCGGACGGCGGGTCGGTCACGGTGCTGGGGCTGGGGCCCATCGGCGACATGGCTGCCCGGATCGCGAGCCGTCGCGGCCACCGCGTGTTCGCTGTTGACCGCGTTCCCGAGCGGTTGACCCGGGCCGAACTGTTCGGGGCCTACACCATCGACCTGGAATGCCTGGACGGGTCGGTCGGAGACGTCATCCGGTCGGAGACTGATGGCCGAGGCACGGACGCCGTGATCGACGCCGTCGGCATGGAGGCCCACGGCTCTCGTGTCGCCCACGTCGCCCAGCAGGCGGCGGGACTGCTGCCCGACGCGATCGCCAAGCCGATGATGCGCAAGGCGGGGATCGACCGCCTGGACGCGTTCTACACGGCCATCGACGTGGTGCGGCGGGGTGGCACCATCTCTGTGATCGGTGTGTACGGCGGCATGGTCGATCCGGTGCCGATGCTCACGCTCTTCGACAAGCAGGTGACGCTCCGGATGGGTCAGGCCAACGTCAAGCGGTGGGTGGACGACATCATGCCGCTGCTGACCGACGACGACCCGTTGGGTGTCGACGGCTTCGCCACCCATGTCCTGCCACTGGAGGAGGCGCCCCACGCCTACGAGATCTTCCAGAAGAAGACCGACGGGGCTGTCAAGGTGATCCTGAGGCCCTGA
- the aceA gene encoding isocitrate lyase ICL2 has product MSTIETHPEISSPFEKDVTATQAYFDSPRFEGIIRLYSARQVAEQRGTIPSDYPIAREAATAFHPHLRELFAKKKSITTFGPYSPGQAVVMKRMGIEGIYLGGWATSAKGSISEDPGPDLASYPLSQVPEEAAGLVRALLTADRNQQYLRLKMTEQQRAATPEYDYRPFIIADADTGHGGDPHVRNLIRRFVEAGVPGYHIEDQRPGTKKCGHQGGKVLVPSDEQIKRLNTARFQLDVMRVPGIIVARTDAEAANLIDSRADERDQPFLLGATNLKVPSYKSCFLALMRRFYNEGVTELNGHMLYALPEGEYAIADAWLDRQGIGALVAESARAWLDGTETSVDGLFDQAESKFVDVWQEDAGLNTYGEAVAELLEFRERDGESAGMSATEWRKFAERASLYSAREKARELGADVAWDCERVKTPEGYYQVRGGIPYAIAKSLAAAPFADILWMETKTADLADAREFADAIHAVHPDKMLAYNLSPSFNWDTTGMTDEEMRAFPEELGKLGFVFNFITYGGHQVDGVACEEFATSLRQEGMLALARLQRKMRLVESPYRTPQTLVGGPRSDAALAASSGRTATTKSMGKGSTQHQHLVQTEVPKKLLEEWLAMWAEHYKLGETLRVQLRPRRAGSDVLDLQILGKGEDPLANVVVDPIKDRHGRNILTVRDQNTFAEKMRQKRLMDLIHLWLIHRFKPEIVYYVTPTEDNIYQTEKMKSHGIFSNVYQEVGEIIVADVNQPRIDELLAPDREALGRLIRKED; this is encoded by the coding sequence ATGTCGACCATCGAAACCCACCCTGAGATCAGCTCACCCTTCGAGAAGGACGTCACCGCCACCCAGGCGTACTTCGACAGCCCCCGGTTCGAAGGCATCATCCGCCTCTACTCGGCGCGGCAGGTCGCCGAGCAGCGCGGCACCATCCCGTCCGACTACCCCATCGCGCGCGAGGCCGCGACCGCGTTCCACCCGCATCTGCGCGAGCTGTTCGCCAAGAAGAAGAGCATCACGACGTTCGGCCCGTACTCCCCCGGCCAGGCAGTGGTCATGAAACGCATGGGCATCGAGGGCATCTATCTCGGAGGGTGGGCCACCTCGGCCAAGGGGTCGATCAGCGAGGACCCCGGCCCCGACCTCGCCAGCTACCCACTGAGCCAGGTGCCGGAAGAGGCCGCCGGACTGGTTCGAGCCCTGCTGACCGCCGACCGCAATCAGCAGTATCTGCGCCTGAAGATGACTGAGCAGCAGCGCGCCGCAACACCGGAGTACGACTACCGGCCCTTCATCATCGCCGACGCCGACACTGGACACGGCGGAGATCCCCATGTGCGCAACCTGATTCGCCGATTTGTCGAGGCTGGCGTGCCTGGTTACCACATCGAGGACCAGCGCCCCGGAACCAAGAAGTGCGGCCACCAGGGCGGCAAGGTGCTGGTGCCGTCCGACGAGCAGATCAAGCGACTCAACACCGCACGATTCCAACTCGACGTCATGCGTGTGCCGGGCATCATCGTCGCGCGCACCGACGCTGAGGCCGCGAATCTCATTGACAGCCGGGCCGACGAACGCGATCAGCCGTTCCTCCTGGGCGCCACCAACCTCAAGGTGCCGTCTTACAAGTCCTGTTTCCTGGCGCTCATGCGCCGGTTCTACAACGAGGGCGTCACCGAACTCAACGGCCACATGCTCTATGCCCTGCCGGAGGGTGAGTACGCCATCGCGGACGCCTGGCTCGACCGCCAGGGCATCGGCGCGTTGGTCGCGGAGTCGGCCAGAGCGTGGCTCGACGGCACCGAGACCTCTGTCGACGGGCTGTTCGACCAGGCCGAATCCAAGTTCGTCGACGTGTGGCAGGAGGACGCCGGGCTCAACACCTACGGTGAAGCGGTCGCCGAACTGCTGGAATTCCGTGAGCGCGACGGTGAATCGGCCGGCATGAGCGCGACCGAATGGCGGAAGTTCGCGGAGCGGGCATCGCTGTACTCGGCCCGCGAGAAGGCCCGTGAACTGGGCGCCGACGTGGCGTGGGACTGTGAACGCGTCAAGACACCCGAGGGTTACTATCAGGTGCGCGGCGGAATCCCGTACGCGATTGCCAAATCCCTTGCGGCAGCGCCCTTTGCCGACATCCTGTGGATGGAGACCAAGACCGCCGACCTGGCCGACGCACGAGAGTTCGCCGATGCGATCCACGCCGTCCACCCCGACAAGATGCTGGCCTACAACCTCTCGCCGTCGTTCAACTGGGACACCACCGGTATGACGGACGAGGAGATGCGGGCCTTCCCCGAGGAACTCGGCAAGCTCGGCTTCGTCTTCAACTTCATCACCTACGGCGGTCATCAGGTCGACGGCGTCGCCTGTGAGGAGTTCGCGACGTCACTGCGGCAGGAGGGCATGCTGGCGCTCGCCAGGCTGCAGCGCAAGATGCGACTGGTCGAATCGCCTTACCGCACACCGCAGACACTGGTCGGCGGCCCGCGCAGCGACGCCGCGCTGGCCGCGTCGTCGGGTCGGACCGCAACGACCAAGTCGATGGGCAAGGGTTCCACCCAGCATCAGCACCTGGTGCAGACCGAGGTGCCCAAGAAGCTGCTCGAGGAGTGGCTGGCCATGTGGGCCGAGCACTACAAGCTGGGCGAGACGCTGCGGGTCCAACTGCGGCCACGCCGCGCCGGATCCGACGTGCTGGACCTCCAAATCCTCGGCAAGGGCGAGGATCCGCTGGCCAACGTCGTCGTCGACCCGATCAAGGACCGGCATGGGCGCAACATCCTGACGGTCCGCGACCAGAACACGTTCGCGGAGAAGATGCGTCAGAAGCGCCTCATGGATCTGATCCACCTCTGGCTGATCCACCGGTTCAAGCCCGAGATCGTGTACTACGTGACGCCCACCGAGGACAACATCTATCAGACCGAGAAGATGAAGTCGCACGGCATCTTCAGCAACGTCTACCAGGAGGTCGGCGAGATCATCGTGGCCGACGTCAACCAGCCACGCATCGACGAACTCCTGGCACCGGATCGCGAGGCGCTGGGCCGGCTGATTCGCAAGGAGGACTGA
- a CDS encoding HNH endonuclease signature motif containing protein, whose amino-acid sequence MTSAMVTRDDVFSVLAELAAAQEKLAALPVDGLSAREVLDVLEVRQQLVWADAAVDHKLVARLGELGPEALGGDKVAKVLSHRLRISAEEARQRVADAEVLGPRRALTGEVLEPVMPHVAAAVAEGRVGPAHVKSCREFFKALPDHVDLSARVEAEKLAAEHAFTLGVSDFRAALNRMLLWLDPDGAFNDADIQRRRGLTFGKQGADGLIRVSGHLTPEAWAVWEPVMAKNAAPGMCNPDDEAPCVTGRPSEAQIKADHRTKAQRQHDALLAGGRTILASKKLGKLNGLPVTVVVTTTLKELESGAGFGITGGGSLLPMRDLIRMASHAFHYLSVFDDDGQALYLGRAKRIATPAQRLVLFSKERGCSAPGCTASFYQCQVHHAAQDWIEGGETNVNELTLACGTDNRKVGPEPEKWTTRIRDDGRCEWIPPPHLDNGGPRVNDHHHPENLLNPYKEGNEGRTGSPQPGADGPDPDGT is encoded by the coding sequence ATGACTTCCGCGATGGTGACTCGTGATGACGTGTTCAGCGTCCTCGCCGAGCTGGCTGCCGCGCAGGAGAAGTTGGCCGCGTTGCCGGTCGATGGGCTCAGCGCCCGCGAGGTGCTCGACGTGCTGGAAGTTCGCCAGCAGTTGGTATGGGCTGATGCCGCCGTCGACCACAAGCTGGTGGCCCGGTTGGGGGAGCTTGGCCCCGAAGCGTTGGGTGGGGACAAGGTCGCCAAAGTCCTGAGCCATCGGTTGCGAATCTCTGCCGAGGAGGCCCGCCAGCGCGTCGCCGACGCCGAGGTACTGGGTCCCCGCCGCGCGTTGACCGGTGAGGTGCTGGAACCGGTGATGCCCCACGTCGCCGCCGCCGTCGCTGAGGGCCGGGTGGGGCCCGCACATGTGAAGAGCTGCCGGGAGTTCTTCAAGGCGTTGCCTGATCATGTGGATCTCAGCGCCCGGGTTGAGGCCGAGAAGTTGGCCGCCGAACACGCCTTCACCCTGGGAGTGTCCGACTTCCGGGCGGCGTTGAACCGGATGCTGCTGTGGCTCGACCCCGACGGTGCCTTCAACGACGCCGACATCCAACGCCGCCGCGGCCTCACCTTCGGCAAACAGGGTGCTGACGGGCTCATCCGAGTCAGTGGACACCTCACCCCGGAAGCGTGGGCGGTCTGGGAGCCGGTGATGGCCAAGAACGCCGCACCCGGGATGTGCAACCCCGACGACGAGGCACCGTGTGTCACCGGCAGGCCCTCAGAAGCGCAGATCAAGGCCGATCACCGCACCAAAGCTCAACGCCAGCACGACGCTCTGCTCGCCGGCGGCCGGACGATCCTGGCGTCGAAGAAGCTCGGGAAACTCAACGGCCTGCCCGTCACGGTGGTGGTGACGACGACGCTCAAGGAACTCGAATCAGGCGCGGGGTTCGGGATCACTGGCGGCGGGTCTCTGCTGCCGATGCGCGACCTGATCCGGATGGCCTCCCACGCCTTCCACTACCTGTCGGTGTTCGACGATGACGGGCAGGCGTTGTATCTGGGGCGGGCCAAACGGATCGCCACCCCAGCACAGCGCCTGGTGCTGTTCTCCAAGGAGCGTGGCTGCAGTGCACCCGGATGCACCGCGTCGTTCTACCAATGCCAGGTTCATCACGCCGCCCAAGACTGGATCGAGGGCGGGGAGACGAATGTCAACGAACTGACCCTGGCGTGCGGGACCGACAACCGCAAGGTCGGCCCCGAACCTGAGAAATGGACCACGCGGATCCGCGATGACGGCCGCTGCGAATGGATCCCCCCACCGCACCTCGACAACGGTGGGCCCCGGGTGAATGACCACCACCACCCCGAAAACCTCCTCAACCCCTACAAGGAGGGCAACGAAGGGCGGACCGGGTCACCCCAACCGGGAGCCGATGGCCCCGACCCCGACGGCACCTGA
- a CDS encoding FHA domain-containing protein, translating into MDSAATGGLNPSVPVTAPDLTIRCGGRVRRADPSHGELTIGRDPTASIHFDFNWMSRTHMRLRPEGAHWVAIDNSRNGMFVDGQRHESVVVTDGMTIKLGDAEGFAVDLSFGWDEDEIDDDESTVAVDPDIARAGAAVAARRRELELTQRGLARDKIINAGALISFEKGRSWPHENTRTKLEEVLQWPQGAIAGIRQGAPSPDEEKTQVISTSVASPLIAQTINLALKSVDTALATLPSSSSPEFHAAATSILGDLRNLLAVATDAARNAPRAPALVIAMGGVRRRYDDLMLKIAATPNATVGQRLFAARHRTSLTVEDAALASGLPATMIEAAEADQPLPPQAQSAVDSLLAELEAS; encoded by the coding sequence ATGGATTCCGCGGCCACCGGAGGTCTTAACCCCTCGGTTCCCGTCACCGCCCCAGACCTGACGATCCGCTGCGGCGGCCGGGTGCGCCGCGCCGATCCGTCACACGGTGAGTTGACGATAGGACGGGATCCGACCGCGTCCATCCATTTCGACTTCAACTGGATGTCGCGCACCCACATGCGTCTGCGTCCCGAGGGGGCTCATTGGGTGGCGATCGACAACAGCCGCAACGGCATGTTCGTCGACGGGCAACGCCATGAGTCGGTGGTGGTCACCGACGGGATGACGATCAAGCTCGGCGACGCCGAGGGGTTCGCCGTCGACCTGTCGTTCGGGTGGGACGAGGACGAGATCGACGACGACGAGTCGACCGTCGCGGTCGACCCGGACATCGCTCGCGCCGGTGCCGCTGTTGCGGCCCGCCGTCGGGAACTCGAACTCACCCAACGCGGGTTGGCCCGCGACAAGATCATCAACGCCGGCGCCCTGATCTCCTTCGAGAAGGGGCGCAGTTGGCCGCACGAGAACACGCGCACCAAGCTCGAAGAGGTGCTGCAGTGGCCGCAGGGTGCGATCGCGGGGATCCGGCAGGGGGCGCCCTCACCGGATGAGGAGAAGACCCAGGTGATCTCGACGTCGGTGGCCTCGCCGCTGATCGCGCAGACCATCAACCTGGCCCTCAAGAGCGTCGACACCGCGTTGGCCACGCTCCCGAGTTCGTCGAGTCCCGAGTTCCATGCGGCGGCCACGTCGATCCTGGGCGATCTGCGCAACCTGCTCGCGGTGGCCACTGATGCGGCCCGCAATGCCCCTCGCGCGCCGGCGCTGGTCATCGCGATGGGCGGAGTGCGACGCCGATACGACGACCTGATGCTGAAGATCGCAGCCACCCCCAATGCGACTGTCGGACAACGCCTTTTCGCGGCCCGGCACCGGACCAGCCTGACCGTTGAGGACGCCGCGCTGGCTTCGGGCCTGCCCGCGACCATGATCGAGGCCGCCGAGGCCGATCAACCGTTGCCGCCGCAGGCACAGTCGGCGGTGGACTCACTGCTCGCCGAACTCGAGGCATCCTGA
- a CDS encoding heme-binding protein — protein MASTARRIIAGIVGAGAAAAMLVAAPTASAERPPNCTAADLAGVASSVAASTSAYLFTHPDVNEFFTSLEGLDRETIVAKQKEYFAANPQIHAELAGIRRPMVDTKARCGNPVDEFPLAP, from the coding sequence ATGGCTTCCACCGCCCGCCGCATCATTGCGGGAATTGTCGGCGCAGGTGCTGCAGCGGCAATGCTCGTCGCCGCCCCCACCGCCAGCGCCGAGCGTCCGCCGAACTGCACCGCGGCCGACCTGGCCGGTGTCGCGTCCAGCGTGGCCGCATCGACCTCGGCCTACCTGTTCACCCACCCCGACGTGAACGAGTTCTTCACCAGCCTCGAGGGCCTGGACCGCGAGACCATCGTCGCGAAGCAGAAGGAATACTTCGCTGCCAACCCGCAGATCCACGCTGAGCTCGCGGGCATCCGCCGGCCCATGGTCGACACCAAGGCCCGTTGCGGCAACCCGGTCGACGAGTTCCCGCTTGCGCCCTGA